The following proteins are co-located in the Tiliqua scincoides isolate rTilSci1 chromosome 8, rTilSci1.hap2, whole genome shotgun sequence genome:
- the ADAMTS10 gene encoding A disintegrin and metalloproteinase with thrombospondin motifs 10 — MATTWRLLTCTLVSVVAMGNLPGYTFQSQEEFLSSLDHYEIAFPIQVDQNGDFLTFDTKSQWKRRSRRSAGPLPYEPPEQQVFYKVSAHRTQFLLNLTLHENLLAEHFQVEYWKRDGLDQQHDFHEDCHYAGHLQDQYLSSKVAISNCNGLHGVIIADDEEYFIEPLSPSVNISGGGESKGSPHVVYKRSSLQHPHMDAACGVLDEKPWKGRPWWLQTLKPFPLKTLGNLTQRGQLPLKRSVSTERYVETLVVADKMMVGYHGRRDIEQYILAIMNIVAKLFQDSSLGNIVNILVTRLILLTEDQPTLEINHHAGKSLDSFCKWQKSIINRNGNGNAIPENGIANHDTAVLITRYDICIYKNKPCGTLGLAPVGGMCERERSCSINEDLGLATAFTIAHEIGHTFGMNHDGIGNSCGSRGQETAKLMAAHITMKTNPFVWSTCSRDYITSFLDSGMGMCLNNVPPKQDFIYPTVAPGQAYDADEQCRFQHGVKSRQCKYGEVCNELWCLSKSNRCITNSIPAAEGTICQTNTIEKGWCYKRECVPFGTRPEGVDGAWGAWSSWGECSRTCGGGVSSSIRHCDSPRPTIGGKYCLGERKRYRSCNTDDCPPGSRDFRELQCAEFDNIPFRGKYYTWKTYRGGGVKSCSLNCLAEGFNFYTERAAAVVDGTPCRQDSNDICVSGECKHVGCDRILGSDTKEDKCRVCGGDGSTCETIEGIFNHSLPAGGYEEVIWIPKGSVHIDIRELNLSLNYLALRGENDEYFINGKLSIDPPRRFDIAGTTFHYRRSQNEPESLEALGPTNVTLIVMVLVREELQRIRYKFNAPITRSSVSQYLWHYVSWTKCSAICAGGSQFQSVVCKNQADSSTVFNHFCSPETKLPERQRLCNTEPCPPTWVIGNWSECSRSCNQGVRTRSVTCRRKVSSTEEKTLDDSFCSLPRPHVLEPCNNQTCPPEWAALDWSECTPNCGPGFRHRIVLCKSGDHSSTVPTSQCPENSKPPTSMRCSLRRCPPPRWVTGKWGECSGQCSFGQQRRSVQCMTHTGQPSGECIEALRPATAQQCENKCDSGPTENSEECKDVNKVAYCPLVLKFKFCSRPYFRQMCCKTCQGR, encoded by the exons ATGGCAACAACCTGGAGACTTTTGACCTGCACTTTGGTCTCCGTTGTGGCTATGGGCAACCTTCCTGGGTACACTTTCCAATCACAAG AAGAATTCCTCTCCAGCCTGGACCACTATGAAATTGCCTTCCCCATCCAAGTTGATCAGAACGGCGACTTTCTCACCTTTGACACAAAAAGTCAATGGAAACGGAGGTCACGGCGCAGCGCAGGGCCCCTGCCCTACGAGCCACCAGAGCAACAGGTCTTCTACAAAGTCTCTGCCCACCGTACTCAGTTTCTCCTCAATCTGACACTGCATGAGAACCTTCTGGCAGAGCATTTCCAGGTGGAGTACTGGAAACGGGACGGCCTCGATCAGCAGCATGACTTCCACGAAGATTGCCACTACGCGGGCCACTTGCAAGACCAGTACCTGAGCTCCAAAGTTGCCATCAGTAACTGCAATGGACTG CATGGTGTGATCATAGCCGATGACGAGGAGTACTTCATTGAACCACTGAGCCCCAGTGTCAATATCAGTGGCGGTGGGGAGAGCAAGGGGAGCCCGCATGTCGTATATAAGCGATCCTCACTCCAGCATCCACACATGGACGCTGCCTGTGGCGTGTTAG ATGAAAAACCCTGGAAAGGCAGGCCGTGGTGGCTGCAGACGCTAAAACCCTTTCCTCTGAAGACCCTGGGAAATCTCACTCAACGTGGGCAGCTACCGTTGAAGAGGTCGGTCAGCACTGAGCGTTACGTGGAAACCCTTGTGGTGGCCGACAAGATGATGGTGGGCTACCATGGCCGGCGAGACATAGAGCAATATATCCTGGCCATTATGAATATT GTTGCTAAACTTTTCCAAGACTCCAGTCTGGGCAATATTGTGAACATCCTTGTAACCCGTCTCATCCTGCTGACAGAAGACCAG CCTACACTGGAGATCAACCACCATGCTGGGAAGTCCCTTGACAGCTTTTGCAAATGGCAGAAATCCATCATCAACCGAAATGGCAATGGGAATGCCATTCCAGAAAATGGCATAGCCAACCACGATACCGCTGTTTTGATCACCAG GTACGATATCTGCATCTACAAAAATAAACCATGCGGCACATTAG GGTTGGCGCCTGTAGGTGGAATGTGTGAGCGTGAAAGAAGCTGCAGCATTAACGAAGACCTTGGCTTGGCCACAGCTTTCACCATTGCCCATGAAATTGGCCACAC GTTTGGCATGAACCACGACGGGATTGGAAACAGCTGCGGTTCTCGGGGGCAGGAGACAGCCAAGCTCATGGCAGCACATATCACTATGAAAACCAACCCATTTGTGTGGTCAACATGCAGTAGAGATTATATAACCAGCTTCCTGGA CTCTGGAATGGGGATGTGTCTGAACAATGTTCCACCCAAGCAAGATTTCATCTACCCAACAGTGGCTCCAGGACAGGCTTATGATGCAGATGAACAGTGCCGCTTTCAACATGGAGTTAAATCTCGCCAGTGTAAATATGGG GAAGTCTGCAATGAGCTGTGGTGTCTTAGCAAGAGCAATCGGTGCATCACCAACAGCATCCCAGCTGCAGAAGGGACCATCTGTCAAACTAACACCATTGAGAAGGGG TGGTGCTACAAACGGGAGTGTGTGCCCTTTGGAACTCGACCAGAGGGTGTAGATGGAGCATGGGGGGCCTGGTCATCATGGGGAGAGTGCAGCCGAACATGTGGGGGAGGCGTCTCCTCATCCATCCGCCACTGTGACAGCCCACG GCCAACCATTGGAGGAAAATACTGTCTCGGAGAACGAAAGCGATATAGGTCTTGCAACACTGAC GACTGCCCTCCTGGCTCACGGGACTTCAGAGAGCTTCAGTGTGCTGAATTTGATAACATCCCTTTCCGAGGCAAATATTATACCTGGAAGACATACAGAGGTG GAGGTGTCAAGTCCTGCTCACTCAACTGCCTGGCCGAAGGTTTTAATTTCTACACAGAGAGGGCTGCAGCCGTAGTGGACGGCACACCCTGCCGCCAAGATTCCAACGACATCTGCGTCAGTGGAGAATGCAAG CACGTGGGCTGTGACCGCATCCTGGGCTCGGACACCAAGGAAGACAAGTGTCGGGTATGCGGAGGAGATGGGAGCACCTGCGAAACAATTGAGGGAATCTTCAATCACTCATTGCCTGCCGGGG GCTATGAAGAGGTGATATGGATCCCGAAAGGATCAGTGCATATTGACATCCGAGAGCTCAACCTTTCTCTGAACTATCTTG CTCTAAGAGGGGAGAATGATGAGTATTTTATTAATGGGAAACTCTCCATTGACCCTCCACGGCGCTTTGACATTGCTGGGACCACATTCCACTACAGGCGCTCTCAGAATGAGCCGGAGTCACTGGAGGCCCTTGGTCCAACCAACGTCACCCTCATTGTTATG GTTCTCGTGAGggaagagctgcaaaggattcgGTACAAGTTCAACGCACCTATCACCCGCAGCTCTGTGAGCCAGTATTTGTGGCACTATGTCTCATGGACCAAATgttcagccatttgtgctggaG GCAGCCAGTTTCAGTCGGTCGTGTGCAAGAACCAAGCAGACAGCTCCACGGTTTTCAACCATTTCTGCAGCCCTGAAACCAAGCTCCCAGAGAGACAGAGGCTGTGTAACACCGAGCCGTGCCCACCAAC CTGGGTGATTGGGAACTGGTCTGAATGCAGCCGCAGTTGTAACCAGGGTGTGCGCACCCGAAGTGTGACTTGTCGACGAAAAGTCTCCAGCACTGAAGAGAAAACCCTAGATGactctttctgcagcctcccacgCCCCCATGTGCTGGAACCCTGTAATAATCAGACATGCCCCCCAGAATGGGCTGCCTTGGATTGGTCTGAG TGCACCCCAAATTGTGGACCTGGGTTCCGCCACCGAATTGTCCTGTGCAAAAGCGGTGACCACAGCTCCACAGTGCCGACCTCCCAGTGCCCTGAGAACTCCAAACCCCCCACCAGCATGAGGTGCAGCCTCCGGCGCTGTCCGCCTCCACGGTGGGTCACAGGCAAATGGGGAGAG tGCTCTGGGCAGTGCAGCTTTGGTCAACAAAGGCGGTCAGTCCAATGCATGACCCACACAGGGCAGCCATCTGGCGAGTGCATAGAGGCCTTGAGGCCTGCAACAGCACAACAGTGTGAGAACAAGTGT